GAAACACACGTTCTAAAAATCAAATTCCTGTAGAGCCAAAGCCACCGCGGTCGGCGCCATCAAGCGCACCTTCCACGAACGTGATCGTCGGTTGGATTTCCATAATGCGGAACTGCGCAATGCGGCTCCCTTTTTCAATGGTAACATCACGGGTCGCATACACGGGCATTTTCCACCAGTCATTTGCGCCACTGTAGCTTGAATCAACCACGCCCACAGAATTTGCCTGCAAAATGCCGAAGTTCTTGAACGTCGAACTGCGCGGAGCGATATGCGCTTCGTAGCCTTCAGGCAACTTCATCGCCACACCTAGATGAATTAGGCGGAACTCGCCCGCCTTGAGCGTCACCGTTTCTGCAGCGGCAAGGTCAATCCAGTCGGATTTGCCACCAACGTAAGTAAGTTTCGGAATCGATTCATCAAGATATTGGATTTTTATAGTCTTTGCAGTCATGCGGTAAATATAATATTCCCGAGATACATAATTCCGGGGGTGCCATACACAATTATATTTTTCATCAAACAATTTCGTTTCGAAATTGTTTTGTTATATTAAGGGCATGGAATGGAACGAAGAACAGCTTAAAGAACCGCGTTTAATTGATATCCCGATCGCTCACGACCAGCGTGGCAACTTGAGCGTTGTCGAAGGCGGCGAACTCATCCCGTTTGATATCAAGCGATTGTACTACCTGTACGATGTTCCGGGCGGAACGACACGCGGGGGCCATGCCCATCGCAAGCTCCGTCAGCTGATTATCGCCGCAAGCGGCAGCTTTGACGTGATTCTGGACGATGGCAAAAAGCGTTCCAAATATTCGCTGAACCGTTCTTATCACGGGCTTTACATCCCGACAATGCACTGGCGCGAAATCGAGAATTTCTCTTCGGGCGCAGTTTGCATGGTACTCGCTTCCGAGCACTACGACAAATCCGATTACATTTATGAGTATGAAGATTTTGTGAAGGAAGCTACTTCACATATCTAGCGTTCACGCAGGGTTTCGCGCCGAGAGATTCCTTGAAGCGGATAAGAGTCTGATTTAAATAATCACCGCCATTTTCAGTAGAAATTCCCCACGAGAACTGTTTCATTTTCTCGCGAGCGGCTTCTCGCATAGCCCTCACATAAAGTGCAGTCGTAGGCTGGAACTTTGTATAATCCGGATTCGGGGCAATATATTGAGCGTGGATTGTCAATGTTCTTTCGAACACAAAGAGCATCATCGCAGCAACAAGCGTTTCGCCATCCCAAATTCCCCTGAAACGTATATTTTCAGGAATGTGGATTTCCTTCAAGTCGAAAAGTTCCTGCAACGTATGGACCGGATGCACATTGTGCTTCGCCTTGGAAATTTCCAGAAACCGGTAGAATGTTTCAAAATCTTCCGTCTTTCCAAGCGGGCGGTATTCCACGCCAATCCCTTCTGATTTTTTGAAAATGCGTCGACATTCCTTATTGCAATTTTCAAAGGGATCTTTATCGCAAGAGAGAGGTGTAAAGGAACTGAGTTCCGTATGGCGACTGTAGCCAAGGTGTTCCAACGTATATTCCAAAAGTTCCGGGCTTTCGACAGAAAAGAGCTGCGGTGTAATCTTAAGAGTCACGCCACTAAAATTTTTAGACAAATAGCGGTCGGCTTCGCTTAAAATTTCAGGCAGTCGCGATCCACTGTAAAAATCCTTGGAAATAACAGGACCGCCAAAAGTCGAGCCCGCATGCGATACAAAGCGGTTCCCTTCGACGACAACGCCCGGGAAATACGCAACAATCGTTCCACTTTTTTGGAGTGCAAAACTCGCATCGTTAAAACGACCTGCGGGATGGTAATTCAAAAAACGCCTAGTCTGCAAAAAGGTGCCATTCACCGATTCCGATTCCACGAAATGGTCAAATCGCTGGTCTAATTCAGGACTGTAAAGCAAAATTTCGTACATACCATCTCCGGCGTTGCGCTACTTGGACTTCTGCGAATCCTTAGCTTCCGCTTTTTGAGCGGATTCTTGTTCAGCACTCTGCGCAGCCTGTTTTGCAGCCTTTTCAGCGGCATGTTCCAAGCGAGCAGGCTTGCCAGCCAAATTGCGGAGCAAACCGAACAGAGCAGAGAGTTCATTACGCGTCGGGTGCAAACGCTGCAAGAGCGTGTTGAGGAAGCTATCGCGCCATGCCTGATCGTGATACTGACCTGTGAGATAGCGGTCAAGGAACTTCTTGAAGCCATCAATCTGCTGAATAGTAGCAGGACCCGTTTCGGCAACGCCTCGCGTTGTGCGCTTCGCGCGGCCCTCGCCGTTCGCGAGTGCCCCGGAACGACAAAGTTCGTACAAGCTAATCGAAACAGCCTGTCCAAGATTCAAGCTCATGAGTCCCGGCACCGGAATTTCGCACTGGTACGTGCAAGCGTTCACTTCTTCAAGCGCAAGCCCACAAGATTCACGACCGAACACGAGTGCAATCGTTCCATCTTCCGGGAGCATGTCAGACAAGTTCTGCACCATCGTATGCTTGATGGAACTTGCAAAAATGCGGCGGCTGTAAGCAACAGCGCAAGAGCAATCGCCAATGGCATCTTCGAACTTGTGGACGACCTTTGCGTTATCCAGAATGTCATGGCTGTTGGCGGCCGTATGGTAAGATTTGTCCAAGACTTTGTCGCGCTTCGGATAGACGATATAAAGTTCCGGCAATGCATAGCAATGCATGGCTCGTGCGACAAAACCCACATTATGCGGGTGTTCCGGTTCAACAAGTACTACTCTAAACTTTCTCATAATTTAAACTTTCCAAACAAAACCGCGACCGCGGATCTCGTTTTCGATGGTCTCGCCAGGTTGAATTTCGGCACCTTTAAAAATCACAGAATGTGCAATTTTTACGCCTTCAGGAATGACAACGCCAGGTTCCACAACCGCTTCATTCTTGTCGCGACCACATTCCACCAAACGCGCTTCCACTGCAGCCATAAGACCTTCAGGCGAACCCATATCAATCCATGTAGCATGCAACTGCGACATATCGACAAACGGCGCACGGCCTGCCGCAATTTCCTGTTTCCAGAATTCACGGATATCAAATTCGCCATCGCGGATTCTCGCAAGCGCTTCATCGCTGTACCACGAAATTCCAGAGAACGTCGCAGCCGTTCCCGTATCGGCTCCAAAACGTCCGGCAACACCAGCAAGGCAACCATCAGCCCCTACGCGGAACGTGTTTACCTTCGGGAAATCGACTGCCAGGAGTGCGGTCTCACAGCGGTTTGAGCCATCAGCCTTCCCCGCTTCGTACGCAGCTTGTGCATTCCGCACAAACGCACCCAAGTCAAAATTGCAGTACGCGTCGCCATTCATAATCAAGAGGCCACCGCGATACCCTGCCGCATAAATCCGGCGCAACGGGCCTGCCGTTCCGAGGATTTCAGGCGTTTCGACCCAGACTTTTTCAAAGCCAAGACGTTCGCCTTCGCTTACAATCTGGTCGGCCAGGTAATGTGCATTCGCGTGCAAGCGGACATCGCCAAGCGACTTTGCCCGCTCCATCTGGATTTCGAGAATGCTCTTGTCATAAACGCGAACCAACGGCTTCGGGATTTCCGACGTCAAAGGTCTCAGCCTTGTGCCAAGCCCAGCCGCTAGAATCAACACGTTCAATTTATCGTCAGCTCGCGTCATAACTCAGCCTTAATTAGACCATTGCAGCGCTAAAGGAGGCGTTGCAGATAAGCGTTTCGCCCTGCCAGATTTCGCCAGTGTACTTGTAAATGCCATGGCGAGCCATCACGAGCGTAGCCTTGAGTGTCAAGTCCTGCGGCGGAATCACCGGAGCGCGGAAGCGGCAGTTTTCGACTCCCATGAATGCCGGGCGCTTGCCTTCGACATCAGCCTTCTTGGCAATCATCGTCAAGAGCGTTGCAGCCTGAGCCATGGATTCGATCTGAATCACGCCCGGGAGCACCGGATTGTTCGGGAAATGACCGTCAAAGAACTTTTCCTTGCCCGTCACGTGCCAAACAGCAACGATAGACGGCTGGTCACCTTCGGTGATTTCCTGAATTTCGTCCACGAAAGCAAACGGAGCCTTCTGAGGGAGGAGGGCATGTACTTGTTCTTCATTGTAAAGCATAGGGTAACACCTTTTCTAAGATTGTTCTGTGGCTCAAGTGACCACCGTTGATGATTTCCAGACGAACTTTCGGGAGTGCAGGCTTTGCAAAGCAAAGGTCTCCCAACAGGTCGAGGATTTTATGACGAGCAGGTTCATCGGCAACTCTAAACACGGGAGCTACAGCTTCCGGAGAATTGTCGAGCAAGAGCCCACAGGATTCATCCACCCCGCCAAGCAAACCTGCCTTGCGGGCTTCGTCAAATTCGTTTTTTAAAATGAAAGTTCTCGCCGCAAAGACATTGTACAAGTCTTCTGCGGAGTAAATAGAAACATTCGCCGCCGACTTAAAGACGCGACCGTTTTCGTTTCGTTCCAGGATGTATTCCACCTCAAACGCTTCGCTCGGCGTGATTTTCACGGAACCGTATGGATTTTGAGCCTGAGCGGAATCCACGACATCCGTGCGGAACAAGTCCCATTCATCGTGCAAGGGAACGTCGTAAAAAGCGAGTTCTTCGGGCGCACCCACATTTCTGCGAAATTCGCTAAAGAACGGAAGCGCACTGCCGTCCATCAGCGGAACTTCAGCAACACAACCCTTGTCACCTTCTTCGTTGCAGGCGACATCCACCACAAAGCGGCGAGACGGCCACATCAAGAATACTGGTGCAAGGTGTTCCGGAGACGCAAGCGTCAATGCGTGAGCGCCTTCGCCCGATTCATAAATTGCAGTACGGGCCACGCTGAACTTCAAATCCGTGAAGCACTTTGCGCAATCGGTACTGTAAAAAGAACGACCGCCCACACGCCATTCAACGCGAGGCTCCAGTTGCGGATTGTACTCCTGGACTTCAATTTTTACGTTCGCTTTGCCATAAGACAAAGACGCAGAACTAAATTCCCACTCACGCGGGCTTTTACGAGAATCTTTTTTCATTTAGATAACGGGAATTTATAAAATTATTTCTTGCCCATCATTCGGAGTTTCACGACGGAGCGGCGCCAGACGTCAATTTCTTCGGCCGGATAGCCAGCATAAACCTTGCCCGCCTTGAGGCTCTTGGTCACGCCCGCCTTGGCAGCGACTTTCACGCCTTTCCCAATCGTCAAATGCCCCGCCGACTGCACGCCACCAGCAAATTCCACGTCATCTTCCATAATCACGGAACCCGCCACGCCAGACTGCGATGCCATCATGATGTTGTTCCCAAGGCGGCAGTTATGCGCCACTTGCACGAACGTATCGAAATGGCAATCATCGCCAATCACCGTCGGAGAGACAAAGCCTGCAGCGACCACGTCATTAGCGCTAAAGCTACAGCGGTTTCCGATGCGGACTCCCGCCAAATGCGGCACCATACGACGCTTGCCCTCGTACTCGTAAAACCCAAAACCGCGAGGTCCCACGACAACGCCCGCCTGGAACACGCAATCTTCGCCAATCGTCACACGCGGGTAAACAGTCACATTCGCTTCAAGAATCGTGCCTGCGCCAATCGTAGCGCCCTTCATCACCACGCAATTCGGGCCGATGATAGCGTTCTCACCCACCACACCCTCGACAACTGCCGAAGCATGAACTTGTGCAGAAGCAGCAATTTTCGTTTCTTCAAAAACTTCACGACGTTCCACAAATTCCTTCATGAACGTCACCATCGCATGGTACGGACTTTCAACCGGGCATACAAAATGCACATTCGGCAAGAGTTCCGAACGACCATCTACGCAATACTTTTCGTACAAACTCGGCACAAAGAGGAGCCCTGCCGTAACGCCCGCAAAAGCACTTGCGCTCACGCCACCGGCATTCCCTGCAAGCCCCGTTTCTGTCTTGGCGTCGCCCGTCCAGAACGAGACATCGTGCGGTCCCGCCTGATCGAGCGAAGAGAATCCAGTCAGTTCAAAATTTAAAACGCCCTCGTTCGAAGGCATTTTAAGATTCATCGTTTCAAGAATTTCAGATAAAGAAACCGAAAACATTATTCCTCTAGCGTGAGCATGTGAACTTGACATGCAAACTGAATGGTAACGTGGTTGCCCACCTTGCCACTTAAATCCTCGCCATCGAGCTGGATGTATTCATCATCCGCAAGTTCAAGCGTCAAAGAGCGTACTTTACGCGACTTGAGCAAGTTCTTCTTCAAGAAGTACCCGATGACCGGGATGTTCCCGACGGCAATCGCAAGCAAAAAGTTCAACATGTTCGGCACGCAAACCACTTCCAAATAGCCATCCGCCATGTCGGACTTGAAGAACGGATTAGCACCGCTCGCAAAGCTCGGGATATTCCCAACAATGACCGTCGTATGCCCCGTCAAATCCACCGTTTCATTGAGTTCCGGCGTATTGAC
This is a stretch of genomic DNA from Fibrobacter sp. UWB13. It encodes these proteins:
- a CDS encoding dUTP diphosphatase, giving the protein MTAKTIKIQYLDESIPKLTYVGGKSDWIDLAAAETVTLKAGEFRLIHLGVAMKLPEGYEAHIAPRSSTFKNFGILQANSVGVVDSSYSGANDWWKMPVYATRDVTIEKGSRIAQFRIMEIQPTITFVEGALDGADRGGFGSTGI
- a CDS encoding FdtA/QdtA family cupin domain-containing protein; its protein translation is MEWNEEQLKEPRLIDIPIAHDQRGNLSVVEGGELIPFDIKRLYYLYDVPGGTTRGGHAHRKLRQLIIAASGSFDVILDDGKKRSKYSLNRSYHGLYIPTMHWREIENFSSGAVCMVLASEHYDKSDYIYEYEDFVKEATSHI
- a CDS encoding GNAT family N-acetyltransferase; this translates as MYEILLYSPELDQRFDHFVESESVNGTFLQTRRFLNYHPAGRFNDASFALQKSGTIVAYFPGVVVEGNRFVSHAGSTFGGPVISKDFYSGSRLPEILSEADRYLSKNFSGVTLKITPQLFSVESPELLEYTLEHLGYSRHTELSSFTPLSCDKDPFENCNKECRRIFKKSEGIGVEYRPLGKTEDFETFYRFLEISKAKHNVHPVHTLQELFDLKEIHIPENIRFRGIWDGETLVAAMMLFVFERTLTIHAQYIAPNPDYTKFQPTTALYVRAMREAAREKMKQFSWGISTENGGDYLNQTLIRFKESLGAKPCVNARYVK
- a CDS encoding RNA methyltransferase, which translates into the protein MRKFRVVLVEPEHPHNVGFVARAMHCYALPELYIVYPKRDKVLDKSYHTAANSHDILDNAKVVHKFEDAIGDCSCAVAYSRRIFASSIKHTMVQNLSDMLPEDGTIALVFGRESCGLALEEVNACTYQCEIPVPGLMSLNLGQAVSISLYELCRSGALANGEGRAKRTTRGVAETGPATIQQIDGFKKFLDRYLTGQYHDQAWRDSFLNTLLQRLHPTRNELSALFGLLRNLAGKPARLEHAAEKAAKQAAQSAEQESAQKAEAKDSQKSK
- a CDS encoding sugar phosphate nucleotidyltransferase; translation: MTRADDKLNVLILAAGLGTRLRPLTSEIPKPLVRVYDKSILEIQMERAKSLGDVRLHANAHYLADQIVSEGERLGFEKVWVETPEILGTAGPLRRIYAAGYRGGLLIMNGDAYCNFDLGAFVRNAQAAYEAGKADGSNRCETALLAVDFPKVNTFRVGADGCLAGVAGRFGADTGTAATFSGISWYSDEALARIRDGEFDIREFWKQEIAAGRAPFVDMSQLHATWIDMGSPEGLMAAVEARLVECGRDKNEAVVEPGVVIPEGVKIAHSVIFKGAEIQPGETIENEIRGRGFVWKV
- the fabZ gene encoding 3-hydroxyacyl-ACP dehydratase FabZ, translating into MLYNEEQVHALLPQKAPFAFVDEIQEITEGDQPSIVAVWHVTGKEKFFDGHFPNNPVLPGVIQIESMAQAATLLTMIAKKADVEGKRPAFMGVENCRFRAPVIPPQDLTLKATLVMARHGIYKYTGEIWQGETLICNASFSAAMV
- a CDS encoding UDP-3-O-acyl-N-acetylglucosamine deacetylase, which encodes MKKDSRKSPREWEFSSASLSYGKANVKIEVQEYNPQLEPRVEWRVGGRSFYSTDCAKCFTDLKFSVARTAIYESGEGAHALTLASPEHLAPVFLMWPSRRFVVDVACNEEGDKGCVAEVPLMDGSALPFFSEFRRNVGAPEELAFYDVPLHDEWDLFRTDVVDSAQAQNPYGSVKITPSEAFEVEYILERNENGRVFKSAANVSIYSAEDLYNVFAARTFILKNEFDEARKAGLLGGVDESCGLLLDNSPEAVAPVFRVADEPARHKILDLLGDLCFAKPALPKVRLEIINGGHLSHRTILEKVLPYALQ
- a CDS encoding UDP-3-O-(3-hydroxymyristoyl)glucosamine N-acyltransferase; translated protein: MFSVSLSEILETMNLKMPSNEGVLNFELTGFSSLDQAGPHDVSFWTGDAKTETGLAGNAGGVSASAFAGVTAGLLFVPSLYEKYCVDGRSELLPNVHFVCPVESPYHAMVTFMKEFVERREVFEETKIAASAQVHASAVVEGVVGENAIIGPNCVVMKGATIGAGTILEANVTVYPRVTIGEDCVFQAGVVVGPRGFGFYEYEGKRRMVPHLAGVRIGNRCSFSANDVVAAGFVSPTVIGDDCHFDTFVQVAHNCRLGNNIMMASQSGVAGSVIMEDDVEFAGGVQSAGHLTIGKGVKVAAKAGVTKSLKAGKVYAGYPAEEIDVWRRSVVKLRMMGKK